In Sphaeramia orbicularis chromosome 7, fSphaOr1.1, whole genome shotgun sequence, one genomic interval encodes:
- the prpf6 gene encoding pre-mRNA-processing factor 6, whose translation MASAAAKQAPKAASKASTGGAGASGASGGPPIMPLASPLMGKKKKPFLGMPAPLGYVPGLGRGATGFTTRSDIGPARDANDPVDDRHAPPGKRTVGDQMKKNQDDDDEDLNDTNYDEFNGYAGSLFSSGPYEKDDEEADAIYAALDKRMDERRKERRELREKEEIEKYRMERPKIQQQFSDLKRKLAEVSEEEWLSIPEVGDARNKRQRNPRYEKLTPVPDSFFSKHLQTGENHTTVDPLQGLGGLNTPYPGSMTPGLMTPGTGELDMRKIGQARNTLMDMRLSQVSDSVSGQTVVDPKGYLTDLNSMIPTHGGDISDIKKARLLLKSVRETNPHHPPAWIASARLEEVTGKLQVARNLIMKGTEMCPKSEDVWLEAARLQPGDTAKAVVAQAVRHLPQSVRIYIRAAELETDVRAKKRVLRKALENVSKSVRLWKTAVELEEPEDARIMLSRAVECCPTSVELWLALARLETYENARRVLNKARENIPTDRHIWITAAKLEEANGNTQMVDKIIDRAITSLRANGVEINREQWIQDAEECDKAGSVATCQAVIRAVIGIGIEEEDRKHTWMEDADSCVAHGALECARAIYAHALQVFPSKKSVWLRAAYFEKNHGTRESLEALLQRAVAHCPKAEVLWLMGAKSKWLAEDVPAARSILALAFQANPNSEEIWLAAVKLESENNEYERARRLLAKARSSAPTARVFMKSVKLEWVLGNIEAAQELCSEALKHYEDFPKLWMMRGQIEEQCENMDKAREAYNQGLKKCPHSVALWLLLSRLEERVGQLTRARAILEKARLKNPQSPELWLESVRLEFRAGLKNIANTLMAKALQECPNSGILWAEAVFLEARPQRKTKSVDALKKCEHDPHVLLAVAKLFWSERKITKAREWFLRTVKIEPDLGDAWALFYKFELQHGTEEQQEEVRKRCENAEPRHGELWCAESKHVLNWQKKTGEILAQVASKIKNTF comes from the exons ATGGCCAGCGCTGCGGCAAAACAGGCACCTAAAGCGGCAAGCAAAGCCTCTACGGGGGGCGCCGGAGCCTCCGGGGCTAGTGGTGGACCCCCGATAATGCCCCTCGCCTCTCCGCTAATGGGGAAAAAGAAGAAGCCGTTCCTGGGGATGCCGGCCCCGCTCGGCTACGTCCCTGGTCTCGGCAGAGG AGCTACTGGTTTCACCACACGATCTGATATCGGTCCTGCCCGTGATGCTAACGACCCAGTGGATGACCGACATGCCCCTCCAGGAAAGAGGACAGTCGGGGATCAAATGAAAAAGAACCAGGACGATGACGATGAAGATCTGAATGACACCAACTATGATGAG TTTAATGGATATGCTGGCAGCTTGTTCTCCAGTGGGCCATATgagaaagatgatgaagaagcaGATGCAATATATGCAGCACTGGACAAGAGGATGGATGAAAGACGCAAAGAGAGGAG AGAACTGAGAGAGAAAGAAGAGATTGAGAAATACCGTATGGAGCGACCGAAAATCCAGCAGCAGTTTTCAGATTTGAAG AGGAAATTGGCAGAGGTGTCAGAGGAGGAGTGGTTGAGCATCCCTGAGGTGGGAGATGCCAGGAACAAACGCCAGAGGAACCCCCGCTACGAGAAGCTTACCCCAGTCCCAGACAGCTTCTTCTCCAAACACCTGCAGACTGGAGAAAACCACACAACTGTTGACCCTCTGCAGGGG CTGGGGGGTCTGAACACACCTTATCCAGGAAGCATGACTCCCGGCCTGATGACGCCTGGAACAGGAGAGCTGGACATGAGGAAAATCGGACAGGCTAGGAACACACTCATGGACATGAGGCTCAGCCAG GTGTCTGACTCAGTGAGTGGACAGACAGTGGTGGATCCCAAGGGTTATCTGACCGATCTCAATTCCATGATCCCAACACATGGAGGAGACATCAG TGATATTAAGAAAGCTCGGCTATTGCTGAAATCGGTGAGGGAGACTAATCCCCATCACCCACCTGCCTGGATAGCCTCCGCCAGACTGGAGGAAGTAACGGGGAAACTACAGGTGGCCCGAAACCTAATCATGAAAGGCACTGAGATGTGTCCCAAG AGTGAGGATGTGTGGCTGGAGGCAGCCAGACTGCAGCCCGGCGACACAGCCAAAGCTGTGGTGGCCCAGGCCGTCCGCCACCTACCGCAGTCTGTCCGAATCTACATCAGAGCTGCAGAGCTGGAGACAGACGTCAGAGCCAAGAAACGAGTCCTCAGAAAGG CCCTGGAGAATGTGTCCAAGTCAGTTCGACTGTGGAAGACAGCTGTGGAGCTGGAGGAGCCAGAGGATGCCAGAATCATGCTTAGCCGAGCTGTAGAGTGTTGCCCTACGAGTGTGGAG CTGTGGCTTGCACTGGCTCGGTTAGAGACTTATGAGAACGCTCGTCGTGTCCTGAATAAAGCCCGTGAGAACATCCCCACTGATCGCCACATTTGGATCACTGCTGCCAAGTTGGAGGAGGCCAATGGCAACACTCAGATGGTGGACAAGATCATTGACAGAGCCATCACTTCCCTGAGGGCCAACGGGGTGGAGATCAACAGGGAGCAGTGGATACAG GATGCAGAAGAGTGTGATAAGGCAGGGAGTGTGGCTACCTGCCAGGCTGTGATAAGGGCTGTCATAGGGATCGGCATTGAGGAGGAAGACCGCAAACACACCTGGATGGAAGACGCAGACAGT TGTGTGGCTCATGGAGCATTGGAGTGTGCCAGGGCCATCTATGCCCATGCTCTACAGGTGTTCCCCAGTAAAAAAAGTGTTTGGCTCAGAGCTGCCTACTTTGAGAAAAACCACGGCACCAG GGAGTCTCTGGAGGCTCTGCTCCAGAGGGCTGTGGCTCACTGTCCCAAGGCGGAGGTCCTGTGGCTGATGGGGGCTAAGTCCAAATGGCTGGCTGAGGATGTGCCTGCAGCCAGAAGTATCCTGGCTTTAGCCTTCCAG GCTAACCCTAACAGTGAAGAGATCTGGCTTGCTGCTGTCAAGTTGGAGTCGGAAAATAACGAGTATGAGCGAGCCCGTCGCCTACTGGCCAAAGCCCGCAGCAGTGCCCCCACAGCTAGA GTGTTTATGAAGTCAGTTAAGTTAGAGTGGGTGCTGGGAAACATCGAAGCTGCTCAGGAATTGTGCAGTGAGGCCCTGAAACACTATGAGGACTTCCCCAAACTTTGGATGATGAGAGGCCAGATAGAGGAGCAATGTGAAAACATGGACAAAGCCAGGGAGGCCTACAACCAAGGG CTGAAAAAGTGTCCCCACTCAGTGGCGCTGTGGCTGCTGCTGTCTCGCCTTGAAGAAAGAGTGGGACAGCTGACAAGAGCCAGAGCGATCCTGGAGAAAGCCCGGCTCAAGAACCCCCAGAGCCCTGAGCTATG GTTGGAGTCTGTGAGACTAGAGTTCCGAGCTGGATTGAAAAACATTGCGAACACCCTGATGGCCAAAGCCCTGCAGGAGTGTCCCAACTCAG GTATTCTGTGGGCAGAGGCAGTGTTTTTGGAGGCCAGGCCCCAGAGGAAGACCAAGAGTGTGGATGCTTTGAAGAAGTGTGAACATGATCCCCACGTCTTACTCGCTGTAGCGAA ACTTTTCTGGAGTGAGCGCAAGATCACCAAAGCCAGAGAGTGGTTCCTCAGAACGGTGAAGATCGAGCCAGACCTGGGAGACGCTTGGGCTCTGTTCTACAAGTTTGAGCTGCAACACGGAACGGAG GAGCAGCAGGAAGAGGTACGAAAGCGCTGTGAAAACGCAGAGCCTCGTCATGGAGAACTGTGGTGTGCAGAGTCCAAACATGTCCTGAACTGGCAGAAGAAGACAGGAGAGATCCTCGCACAAGTAGCCAGCAAGATCAAGAACACTTTCTGA